The genomic DNA NNNNNNNNNNNNNNNNNNNNNNNNNNNNNNNNNNNNNNNNNNNNNNNNNNNNNNNNNNNNNNNNNNNNNNNNNNNNNNNNNNNNNNNNNNNNNNNNNNNNNNNNNNNNNNNNNNNNNNNNNNNNNNNNNNNNNNNNNNNNNNNNNNNNNNNNNNNNNNNNNNNNNNNNNNNNNNNNNNNNNNNNNNNNNNNNNNNNNNNNNNNNNNNNNNNNNNNNNNNNNNNNNNNNNNNNNNNNNNNNNATTGTTGTTCCACCTTCACCATTCCTTAATCTCCACTTCATCTCCCAAACCCGAATCCGAAAACCCCTCTTCACCAACTCAAAACCCTATTAACTCCATCCCAACAATCACATGTTTCGAACTGAACAACCAGCTCAGGCCGTAAGATTCGTCCCGGCAAAACAAGAACGATGCTAACGCATAAAcagagaagaacagagaaaagtCTCTGTTTCAAACAATACTACAAATGGATCCTCTGTTTCTCCCTTACTCTCTATTTTCTTGCTTCCTTTTTTGTCGACCAtgatcaagatcaagatcaagatcaagaagATAAGTATTCTCCTCTCCGATCAAACCCTCTTCTTACTAACCCTAAACCAAAGCTTTTCGCTTCTCGTGCCATGTTTGAATCTAAAATTCATGACCACAAACTTGGGTTTGCCCCTCAACGTCCCAACATCAGAACAGGTACATATATAGAGATGAATCCATCATGCTTTCTAGTAGATTCATGAAGACTTAAGACTATCTATAGGCATCGAGATAAGTCTAGGTTTCGGTCCCGTCTACTTCACGTTTTAGTTGAACAATCTTGTCataactatgtttttttttttttttttaaatttccctAGATGTATTCAACAATTTGAAAATCTACGTGTATGACTTACCTTCAAAGTTCAACAAAGACTGGTTAGCCAACGACAGGTGCAGCAACCACCTCTTTGCCGCGGAGGTGGCTCTCCACAAGGCGTTGCTCAGCCTCGATGAAGAAGTAGGCACGAAAGATCCTTACGAAGCCGATTTCTTCTTCGTCCCAGTCTATGTCTCTTGCAACTTCAGCACCATCAATGGCTTTCCCGCGATTGGTCACGCACGATCACTTATCGATGAAGCGATTAAGCTCATCTCGACTCAATACCCGTTTTGGAATCGAAACAATGGCTCTGACCACGTCTTCACGGCTACACACGACTTTGGCTCTTGTTTCCACACCATGGTTAGTTCAAAAAAGGATTTGCCaagtttttacatatataaacatttatttatttatacttaatAAACTTTATTTGGTTGTGAAGGAGGATAGAGCTATTGCTGATGGAGTACCACATATCTTGAGAAACTCTATAGTTTTGCAAACTTTTGGTGTTACATATAACCATCCATGCCAAGAAGTAGAGAACGTTGTGATACCACCGTACATCTCACCGGAAAGTTtacaaaagactcaaaagaatAT from Camelina sativa cultivar DH55 chromosome 7, Cs, whole genome shotgun sequence includes the following:
- the LOC104703611 gene encoding probable glucuronoxylan glucuronosyltransferase IRX7 isoform X1 — its product is MLTHKQRRTEKSLCFKQYYKWILCFSLTLYFLASFFVDHDQDQDQDQEDKYSPLRSNPLLTNPKPKLFASRAMFESKIHDHKLGFAPQRPNIRTDVFNNLKIYVYDLPSKFNKDWLANDRCSNHLFAAEVALHKALLSLDEEVGTKDPYEADFFFVPVYVSCNFSTINGFPAIGHARSLIDEAIKLISTQYPFWNRNNGSDHVFTATHDFGSCFHTMEDRAIADGVPHILRNSIVLQTFGVTYNHPCQEVENVVIPPYISPESLQKTQKNIPVNKERDIWVFFRGKMELHPKNISGRFYSKRVRTKIWRSYGGDRRFYLQRQRFAGYQSEIARSVFCLCPLGWAPWSPRLVESVALSCVPVIIADGIRLPFPSAVRWPDISLTVAERDVGKLGEILEHVAATNLSVIQRNLEDESVKRALVFNVPLREGDATWQVLEALSKKLNRSVRRSNSY